Part of the Archangium lipolyticum genome, GCACGGCTCGTCCTGCACGAGGGCCTCACGGATACGCACACGCTGGACACCCAGCTCGCGCTCATCCGCCATGCGCGGTCGCGGCTGGTCATCGTGAACACCTTCCCGCTGCTCCTGGAGCTGAGGAACGCATTGGTCGCCGCGCTCCAGCGCGGTGTGCGCGTCGAGGTCCTCTTCGGCAGTGTGCGCCCCCACTACGGCCAGGGAATCTATTTCCCCGGTGGGGCCCTCCGCGAGGTGGCGGACTGGTACGTCCGCAGCCGCCTCGACGAGGTGATCGCCGCGGGCGGAGTGGCCTACGAGTTCGCGATGCCGCCTGAGCCGACCTGGGAGCCCGGGTTGGAGCGGGTCTTCCCGCACGTGCACGCCAAGCTCCTGGTCTGCGACACGGCCGCGGTCGCGTTGGGCAGCGCCAACCTGGACGTCACCGCGGCCTATTGGGAGAGCGAGGCGATGCTCGTCGTGCACGACACGCCATTCGCCGAGCGCATGCTCGCGGCGCTGGAGCCGCTGCTCGCGGGCTCGCGCAGGATCGATCGCGAGGACAGCCACTGGCGAGCCGAAGCCGGGCAACGCGCCTGGGTCGGCCGCAACTGGCCCTCCCTCATCGGCTGAGCATCTTCGGGTTCGTCATCGACGAGACGAACGGCCACGCCATGTCCTTGCCGGTCGGCGGAGAAGAGTGTCGGATGCTCCAGTTGGCCTCAAGACCGGGTCCTGACTTCTTGATGGAATCTTCCAACGACGACTACGACACCTGGGAGGGGCTGCTCGAATTGGTAGCGGACGGAGTCACCGAGAGCACGCACCTCGATTTCAAGCGCGATGCCTACGCGAACCCGCAGAAGCCCAAGGAGAAGCAGGAGGAGGACAAGGACGAGCTCCGACGTGATGCCACCGCATTGGCGAACAGCGGGGGCGGTGTCCTGCTGATTGGCGTGGAGGAGGACGCGAATGGCAGAGCCGGAGCCGTCCCTGGGATACCGCAACCACTCAAGCAGGAGAGCTGGGCAAGAGACGTCCTCAGCCGGTTCGTCGAGCCGCCCTTCACCCGCTCAGCACTCGAGGTGAGAACCCTCTTCGATCCGCAGGATGAGACCCGAGGCGTCGTCATCGTTCGAGTCTCGGGCTGCGAGCCTGGCCTCCCGTATGCCGTTGAGGGCAAGGGTGATGTGCCGCTGGATTTCTGGATCCGCGCGGACAAATCCAAGCGACGGATGCCGTACTTGCAATTACGGGCAAGCTTCCGCGGCGACATCACGGATGTCACGAGTCAGAGCCTTGATGCACAGGCCATCTCGGAAGTGCGAAAGCTCGGACACTCGTTGAAGGTAGCGCGTGGGGATCTTTCCAAATCAGTGGAATTGCTCGAACAACTGCGGTTCTACGCTGTGGAACATGGCCATGGATACAGCGATCGTGTCCGAAGCGAGGTCATGCAGGCAGCAGGAGAGGCACTGCACCATTCACGCGCGGGTATCTCTCCGATTGTCGCGCGGCTGGCCATCGACATCATCGACGAGGCGCTGCCCTTCTTCCACATGCGCTACCCCTCTGGCAGAGAAGTGCTTGAGACAGAGCGCGACCTTCTCCGGCAAGCCGCCGCATATGGGTGGGAACTTGCGTACGACGGAGCGAAGTACCTCAAGGATCTCCGAATCATCAGCCCTGGCAGCCACCTGCTGGGCATCATTCTACGGATCGCGTATTTGAACGGTCTAGACGATCTCCAGGATCAGATTCTCGATGAACTGAGGACCCTCAGGGAGATCTCGGAGGAGCGCGGGCTGCTCGATGCAGTCCGGGTCCTGGACTATCAACGAGATCAAGGTCTAGAGGATCCCGACGGTCCGGGTATCGACATACCCAAAGGCTTGGGGTGGGCAATCCTTGGACACGAAGGTCCGGACGAAGATGACGACGAAGATGACGATGACGCTTGAGGCAGATGGCACGGTGACGGCTCCGAAACAACCGGCGCTGCCCGCCACCGTGCGCTGAGCTCCCGGTAGTGGCCTCCGTCTCAGTTGCCGGCGCCGTAGATGGCGTCACGCACGGAGACGGTGAAGGCTCCCGACATCCCCTCGAAGGCCGTGTTGGTGAGCGCCACGACCGTCAGGCGGCGCTGCGGATCCACGAACCAGTTGTGGCCATAGGCTCCGCCCCACTGGTAGGTCCCCGCCGACTGCGGGGTGCGCGTCTTCGCCGGGTCGACGAGCACCGCCCCCACGAAGCCGAAGCCCCAGCCAGGCCCTTGGGTCTCGGCCTCCGGGCCCACCTGCGCGGTGCTCAGTTGCCGCACGGTGGACTCCGCCAACACCGGCGCGCCGCCCTTGCGCAACGTCTCCAGGAACTTCAGGAAGTCGCCCGCCGTTCCCACCATGCCCGCCCCTCCAGACGGGAAGGCACGCGGGTTCAAGGCTCGACCGGGGGCGAAGCGGACCCCAACGCCGTTGTAGACCACCACCTGGTCCTGGCCCATGCGCACCGGCTCCGGCTGTCCGTCCGCGTACGGCGTCGCGAGCCGCTTCACGTCCTTCACGCTGAAGCCCGTGTCCGACATCCCCAGTGGTCCGGTGACGAGCCGCTCGACCACCCGGGGCAGCGGCGCCCCCCCGGCCCGGGCGACGACCGCGCCCAGAACGTCCGTCGCCACGGAGTAGTTCCAGCGCTTCCCCGGCTCGAACGACAGCGGCACCGAGGCGATCCTGCGAAGGTTCTCCTCCAAGGTGACCTCGGACCCGTCCAGGCCATCGGAGACCCCGGCCCGGTGATACGGCCCCTGCTCGGACTCCATGAAGCCGTAGGTCAGGCCCGAGGTATGGGTCAGCAGATGGCGCACCGTGATGACGGGCTCGCGGCCATCCGCCAGCTTCGGCCGGAAGGTCGGAATCCACTTCGTGACCGGATCCTCCAGCGTAAGCTTGTGCTGGTCCACCAGCGCGAGCGCCGCCGCGGAGACGAGCGGCTTGGACATGGACGCCAGGCGGAACAGCTCGTTCTCCCGCATGGGACGCCCCGCCTCGCGATCCGCGAAACCGGCGGCCCGCCGGTAGACGACCTTGCCGTCCTTCGCGACGAGGACGACCGTCCCAACGATGCGCTTCTCCGCGATCGCTCGATCGATGACCCCGTCCAGACGCGCCACGAGGGCGCGCTCCTCGGAGACGTCGGGGGGAGTGGCGGGAGACTGAGCGAGGCTGACGGCCACCAGGGCGGTGGCGATGGCAGAATACATGGGATGGCTCTCCTGTTTATGTAGCGACCGCTCCGTAAATAAGAAGCCCCTCCCCTCGTTTCAATAGTGACCGCTATGAAAAACGACTCTCTCTCGGAACGGCGCCCGCGTGGGCGCCCTCGCGGCTTCGACAGCTCGAGGGCACTCGACCAGGCCCTGGAGGTGTTCTGGAGGCTGGGGTACGAGGGCGCGTCGATCGCCGACCTCACCGAGGCGATGGGCATCACCCCCCCCAGCCTCTATGCCGCGTTCGGGTCCAAGGCCGAGCTCTACCGGCAGGTGCTCGCGCGTTACCGGGCCAGCCAGGGCGCATCCCCACCCCGCGCACTCACCGAGGAGCCCACCGCCCGCGCCGCCATGGAGCGGGTCCTGCGCGAGGCCGCCAGGGGCTTCTCCAGCCGGGAGCACCCGCGCGGATGCATGATCTCGACGGCGGTCCTGGCATGTGCGGAAGAGAACCAGCCGGTCGCCGAGCATGTCGCCACCCTGAGAGCGGATGCGCTGGCGGCGCTCCGCACCCGCATCGAGCAAGGCATCGCCGAGGGGGAGCTGCCGGCCGGAACGGACGCGGCGGCACTCGCTCGATATTTTGGTGCCCTCATCCAGGGCATGTCGGTGCAGGCACTGGATGGCGCGAGCGAGGCCGAGCTCCTCGCGCTCGTGGAGATCGCGATGCGGGCCTGGGACAAGGTGGCCCAGAAGGCATCGACGCCACGAAAGAAGCCATGAGGAGCCCATATGTCCGAGCGGATGGTGCGTGCGGGAGATGTCGATCTTTGGAGCGAGGCCCTGGGTGACCCATTCAATCCCCCGGTGCTGCTCATCATGGGAGCGAACGCCTCCGCGATGTCGTGGCCGGACGAGCTCGTGCGGCTCCTGGTCTCGCGAGGCCTCTACGTCATTCGCTATGACCACCGTGACACGGGCCGATCGACCTGCCGGGACTTCGCCGGGCATCCCTACTCGCTCGAGGATCTCGCGAGCGACGCCGTCGCCGTGCTGGACGGCCATGGCATCCAGGCCGCTCATGTGGTGGGTCTATCCATGGGATGCTCTCTCGGCCAGGTGCTGGCACTCGATCACCGCGAACGCCTGCGGACGTTGACGCTCCTCCTCGGCGCCGCGCTCGATGTCGATTTCGTGGGCAACCTCCGGCGAGCGCTCGCGGGCGAGCCCTCTCCCGATGGACTGCCAACCCCGGACCCGCGTGTGCTCGCGGAGATGGGAAGGCTCTCGACACCGTGCGCGGAGCGCGAGGCGGAGCTCGATCGGCGCGTGGCCATCTGGTCGGCGCTGGCCGGCGATGCCCTGCCTTTCGATGCCGCCGAGTTCAGGCGTTACGAGGAGCGAGTGATGGAGCACGCGGGCACCCTCGTGCAACCTACCGCCCACGCCCTGGCGACGCCCGTGGCGCTGTCACGAGGCGCCGAGTTGCGGCAGGTGACCACGCCGACGCTGGTGCTCCAGGCGCCCAGGGATCCGCTCAACCCGCCACCGCACGGGCGACACCTCGCCGAACTGATTCCCGGGGCCCGGCTGGCGGAGATACCCGGGATGGGTCACGCGCTGCCCCGCGTGATTCACGAGAGACTGGCCGAACTCATCTGCGCGCAGGCCAGT contains:
- a CDS encoding serine hydrolase domain-containing protein; its protein translation is MYSAIATALVAVSLAQSPATPPDVSEERALVARLDGVIDRAIAEKRIVGTVVLVAKDGKVVYRRAAGFADREAGRPMRENELFRLASMSKPLVSAAALALVDQHKLTLEDPVTKWIPTFRPKLADGREPVITVRHLLTHTSGLTYGFMESEQGPYHRAGVSDGLDGSEVTLEENLRRIASVPLSFEPGKRWNYSVATDVLGAVVARAGGAPLPRVVERLVTGPLGMSDTGFSVKDVKRLATPYADGQPEPVRMGQDQVVVYNGVGVRFAPGRALNPRAFPSGGAGMVGTAGDFLKFLETLRKGGAPVLAESTVRQLSTAQVGPEAETQGPGWGFGFVGAVLVDPAKTRTPQSAGTYQWGGAYGHNWFVDPQRRLTVVALTNTAFEGMSGAFTVSVRDAIYGAGN
- a CDS encoding alpha/beta fold hydrolase produces the protein MSERMVRAGDVDLWSEALGDPFNPPVLLIMGANASAMSWPDELVRLLVSRGLYVIRYDHRDTGRSTCRDFAGHPYSLEDLASDAVAVLDGHGIQAAHVVGLSMGCSLGQVLALDHRERLRTLTLLLGAALDVDFVGNLRRALAGEPSPDGLPTPDPRVLAEMGRLSTPCAEREAELDRRVAIWSALAGDALPFDAAEFRRYEERVMEHAGTLVQPTAHALATPVALSRGAELRQVTTPTLVLQAPRDPLNPPPHGRHLAELIPGARLAEIPGMGHALPRVIHERLAELICAQASNG
- a CDS encoding AlbA family DNA-binding domain-containing protein, with product MSLPVGGEECRMLQLASRPGPDFLMESSNDDYDTWEGLLELVADGVTESTHLDFKRDAYANPQKPKEKQEEDKDELRRDATALANSGGGVLLIGVEEDANGRAGAVPGIPQPLKQESWARDVLSRFVEPPFTRSALEVRTLFDPQDETRGVVIVRVSGCEPGLPYAVEGKGDVPLDFWIRADKSKRRMPYLQLRASFRGDITDVTSQSLDAQAISEVRKLGHSLKVARGDLSKSVELLEQLRFYAVEHGHGYSDRVRSEVMQAAGEALHHSRAGISPIVARLAIDIIDEALPFFHMRYPSGREVLETERDLLRQAAAYGWELAYDGAKYLKDLRIISPGSHLLGIILRIAYLNGLDDLQDQILDELRTLREISEERGLLDAVRVLDYQRDQGLEDPDGPGIDIPKGLGWAILGHEGPDEDDDEDDDDA
- a CDS encoding TetR/AcrR family transcriptional regulator; its protein translation is MKNDSLSERRPRGRPRGFDSSRALDQALEVFWRLGYEGASIADLTEAMGITPPSLYAAFGSKAELYRQVLARYRASQGASPPRALTEEPTARAAMERVLREAARGFSSREHPRGCMISTAVLACAEENQPVAEHVATLRADALAALRTRIEQGIAEGELPAGTDAAALARYFGALIQGMSVQALDGASEAELLALVEIAMRAWDKVAQKASTPRKKP